From Variimorphobacter saccharofermentans, one genomic window encodes:
- a CDS encoding GDP-mannose 4,6-dehydratase translates to MKSYLVTGGAGFIGSNYIHYLMKCYGEHIRITNLDALTYCGKRSNTAMYEICNNYTFIKGNICDEDFVKKLFHDYDFDYVIHFAEQTHVDLEIVLSDAGIFCCVK, encoded by the coding sequence ATGAAATCTTATTTAGTAACTGGAGGTGCAGGCTTTATCGGCTCCAATTATATTCATTACCTGATGAAATGCTATGGTGAACATATTCGAATTACTAACCTTGATGCATTAACCTATTGTGGAAAACGCAGTAATACAGCAATGTATGAAATATGCAATAATTATACTTTTATAAAGGGAAATATCTGCGATGAAGACTTTGTAAAGAAGCTCTTTCATGATTATGACTTTGATTATGTGATCCATTTTGCAGAGCAAACCCACGTTGATCTCGAGATCGTATTATCCGACGCCGGTATTTTCTGTTGTGTGAAATAA
- a CDS encoding IS66 family transposase: protein MDSIILYLINIIQEQYKQICYLLLFICKYIPLKQWAFDDSHSPEYQKFKVDKLPTVYTPATFDYQLYIAYIKHRYGYLIKPIKRRSESDIPKDLVCPRCGAPHDYLYKNNGAKGQFMCKVCEELFNSDNIYKHTIELRCPYCGNILVPKKERKFFRIHKCTNRKCSYYLANKRKLPPDLKPEEKHKYKLHYIYREFTMDFFRMDLHSLPSNATGFSFKKFSPHILGLVLTYHVNLKLSTRQTSHALKEVHGIDISHTTVASYAMTAACVIKPFVDTYDYKPSNILSADETYIKKLGKKHYVWIIMDACKKSILGYQVSDNRSVGPCILAMRMAFEKFKVFPSKLLKFIADGYSAYPLAAQYIKAQKGWDFDVTQVIGLTNDDAVSTEFRWVKQVVERLNRTFKMSYRITNGYNSDEGALYGVSLWVAYYNFLRPHPHNYWKPLNEIDEFEKVGNMPAKWIILIRLGQQKILEMQKSSAVSGNTCS from the coding sequence ATGGACTCAATTATACTCTATTTAATTAACATTATTCAAGAGCAGTACAAACAAATCTGCTATTTACTTCTCTTTATCTGCAAATATATTCCTCTCAAGCAGTGGGCTTTCGATGATTCCCATTCCCCTGAGTACCAAAAATTCAAGGTTGATAAACTTCCTACTGTGTACACTCCTGCAACCTTCGATTATCAGCTTTACATAGCTTATATCAAACACCGCTATGGTTACCTGATTAAACCAATCAAACGCCGTTCCGAATCTGATATCCCAAAGGATTTGGTCTGTCCCCGCTGCGGTGCTCCTCACGATTACTTATACAAAAACAATGGCGCCAAAGGTCAATTCATGTGCAAGGTCTGTGAGGAACTCTTTAACTCCGATAACATTTATAAGCATACCATCGAGCTTCGCTGCCCTTACTGTGGTAACATCTTGGTTCCCAAGAAGGAGCGTAAGTTCTTCCGTATCCACAAGTGTACCAATCGTAAATGTAGCTATTACCTAGCCAATAAACGTAAGCTTCCACCAGATCTGAAACCGGAAGAAAAACACAAATATAAGCTCCACTATATCTATCGTGAGTTCACGATGGATTTCTTTCGCATGGACTTACACTCCCTTCCGTCAAATGCCACGGGCTTCAGTTTCAAGAAGTTTTCTCCTCATATACTGGGATTGGTTCTAACCTATCATGTAAACCTAAAGCTCTCCACCAGACAGACTTCTCATGCATTGAAAGAGGTTCACGGTATCGACATTTCCCACACTACTGTTGCCAGTTATGCTATGACCGCGGCTTGTGTCATTAAGCCTTTCGTAGACACCTACGATTATAAACCATCCAACATCCTCTCTGCCGATGAAACCTACATCAAAAAGCTCGGTAAAAAGCATTATGTCTGGATTATCATGGATGCATGTAAAAAGAGCATCCTTGGCTATCAGGTCTCCGATAACCGGAGTGTCGGTCCCTGTATTCTTGCCATGCGCATGGCCTTCGAGAAGTTCAAAGTGTTTCCCTCAAAGCTTCTGAAATTCATTGCTGACGGTTATAGTGCCTATCCTCTGGCAGCCCAGTATATAAAAGCTCAGAAAGGATGGGACTTTGACGTAACACAGGTAATCGGACTTACAAATGATGATGCTGTTTCAACCGAATTCCGTTGGGTCAAACAGGTTGTGGAACGTTTAAATCGTACCTTCAAGATGTCCTACCGCATCACCAATGGTTATAACAGTGATGAGGGTGCCTTGTACGGAGTTTCCCTGTGGGTTGCTTATTACAACTTCCTAAGACCGCATCCCCATAATTACTGGAAACCTTTAAATGAGATAGATGAATTCGAGAAAGTAGGGAACATGCCCGCCAAGTGGATTATCCTCATCCGTTTGGGGCAGCAAAAAATCTTGGAAATGCAGAAATCCTCCGCTGTGTCAGGTAATACCTGTTCCTAG
- a CDS encoding MarR family winged helix-turn-helix transcriptional regulator, whose protein sequence is MNKNDKIAHIFGSLFVLANRIQILGDRIDPEMTIKQWLFIVVVSKFQGNAPTISDIANELGNSRQNVKKMALILEKKGYVTVSKDATDARVNRVSLTQKCDDYFKENDQKGEDFIMELFKDFDEPIVNGMYEGIIRLTNRVIEMEKAYEQE, encoded by the coding sequence ATGAATAAGAACGACAAAATTGCTCATATTTTTGGATCACTATTTGTATTAGCTAATCGAATACAGATACTGGGTGACAGAATTGACCCTGAGATGACGATAAAGCAATGGCTGTTCATTGTAGTGGTAAGTAAGTTTCAGGGGAATGCCCCTACTATTTCAGATATTGCGAATGAACTGGGTAATTCCAGGCAGAACGTTAAGAAAATGGCTCTAATTCTGGAAAAGAAGGGCTATGTAACTGTATCTAAGGATGCAACCGATGCACGAGTAAACCGCGTATCATTAACACAGAAATGTGATGATTACTTCAAGGAAAATGATCAAAAAGGAGAAGATTTTATTATGGAATTATTTAAGGATTTTGATGAGCCAATTGTAAATGGTATGTATGAGGGTATCATTCGTCTGACAAACCGAGTGATAGAAATGGAAAAAGCATATGAGCAAGAATAA
- a CDS encoding DUF6273 domain-containing protein — MKKVRTSDIFTLKDIAYDVNKKSGYTVYIEENSIYCPYLVLTSDYNGNVLLLRKDVLEEDQVFNDYVGYYKDSLIDNYLNNDYRLSLNSELQDIIMDTEIVITSRDSMGIAGTDTEKITREIFLLSCTEVGLFDTSFHGKEGKKLKYFNDVKSRIAYHNTAPRSWWLRTGYTMNESTVWVVFTEGQMGAGGAYEECGVRPAFCLKSDTRIEKKNDVIDGQTVYVIAY; from the coding sequence ATGAAGAAAGTTAGAACCTCAGATATATTTACGCTGAAGGACATCGCCTATGATGTCAATAAAAAATCCGGATATACCGTGTATATCGAAGAGAATTCGATATATTGCCCATATTTGGTTTTAACATCCGACTATAATGGTAATGTCTTATTACTAAGGAAGGATGTATTGGAAGAGGATCAGGTATTCAATGATTATGTAGGATATTATAAGGATAGTCTGATCGATAATTATCTTAACAATGACTATCGATTATCACTGAATTCAGAATTGCAGGACATAATCATGGATACGGAAATTGTGATAACCTCTAGGGATAGCATGGGAATTGCGGGAACGGATACGGAGAAGATCACGCGAGAGATATTTCTACTCTCTTGTACGGAGGTTGGATTATTTGATACCTCCTTTCATGGTAAGGAAGGAAAGAAATTAAAGTACTTTAATGATGTAAAAAGCCGTATTGCCTACCATAACACCGCTCCAAGAAGCTGGTGGTTAAGGACTGGCTATACAATGAATGAGAGTACAGTATGGGTAGTATTTACAGAAGGTCAGATGGGAGCTGGAGGGGCTTATGAGGAGTGTGGAGTCAGACCAGCTTTCTGTCTTAAGAGCGATACCCGCATTGAAAAGAAGAACGATGTCATTGATGGGCAGACAGTATATGTAATTGCATATTAA
- a CDS encoding TraX family protein: MSNLEVTAPNAMSQKKKGIYGSTLKIVAIVTMLIDHIGATIVQYSIQSRQTGLNLTNTQELVNFYATNSTLIIVNTIMRLIGRIAFPIFCFLLVEGFLHTRNVWKYALRLGIFALVSEIPFDLAFSNHLYYPQYQNVYFTLLIGLITLIGFQKLQEKLQDKSWLPVLGVAGAIVMGIAVVISPFGFVQYINNILWALGQDNINPYGSTGILLAIILSLIALGVFAIMCKKSGVKKASLRFADILILAIGMLAAEYLMTDYSAFGVLTIAVMYGLRKKPFRSMLGGCITLAIMSVSEIPAFLDLILVHKYNGERGLKMKYVFYIFYPAHLLILYGICWLMKII, encoded by the coding sequence ATGAGTAACTTAGAAGTAACAGCACCAAATGCGATGTCTCAAAAAAAGAAGGGGATATACGGGAGCACCTTGAAGATTGTAGCTATCGTCACTATGCTCATTGATCACATCGGAGCAACGATTGTTCAGTATTCCATTCAATCAAGACAAACCGGTCTGAACCTTACCAATACTCAAGAATTGGTGAACTTTTATGCAACGAATAGTACGCTGATTATTGTGAATACAATTATGAGGTTAATTGGTAGAATAGCATTTCCTATTTTCTGCTTTTTGCTGGTGGAAGGCTTTCTACATACAAGAAACGTATGGAAGTATGCATTAAGACTTGGAATATTTGCCTTGGTTTCTGAAATTCCGTTTGATTTGGCATTTAGTAATCATCTTTACTATCCGCAATATCAAAATGTATATTTTACTTTATTAATAGGCTTAATCACGTTAATCGGCTTCCAAAAGCTACAGGAAAAGCTACAGGACAAGAGCTGGCTCCCGGTACTGGGAGTGGCGGGAGCCATAGTAATGGGAATTGCAGTTGTAATATCACCCTTTGGTTTTGTCCAGTATATTAATAATATTCTTTGGGCATTGGGACAGGATAACATCAATCCATACGGAAGTACTGGTATCCTGTTAGCCATAATACTTAGTCTCATTGCTCTTGGTGTATTTGCCATCATGTGTAAGAAGAGTGGAGTGAAGAAGGCTAGCCTCAGGTTCGCAGATATTCTAATTCTTGCGATCGGCATGCTTGCTGCAGAATATCTTATGACAGATTACTCTGCATTTGGTGTGCTTACCATTGCAGTAATGTATGGACTAAGGAAGAAACCATTCCGATCCATGCTAGGTGGATGCATCACCTTAGCGATCATGTCCGTTTCAGAGATTCCTGCATTCCTTGATTTGATTCTGGTACATAAATATAACGGAGAGCGCGGTTTAAAGATGAAATATGTATTCTATATATTCTATCCGGCTCATCTGTTGATACTGTATGGAATATGCTGGTTAATGAAAATAATATAA
- a CDS encoding ATP-binding cassette domain-containing protein: MLKKIFIGIPRRILVLDGCFTILWGVMNAYLTSVLAKVTAANIIQKDFLRAAIFFIGYILLWEVVEFTCDYADSIAKAYVRNGNFNYYFKKLYFTKPEALQRGNTGYIAGILTQLIERKSNMLFSFIFAGVSAIYVVYVIFYIGIYSMWFSLIVFLLAVLGILTRLICSSLIEKPLKEMTVARGEQTRIFMDGINNISTIQKLRGLQFIEKKAAVFHKNNLTTSRRFTLGNELGFCIYKTINYLLCPICMFVALSLYNKNPGFPMIEFMAYLSIVTVQLVHNVKNIAGFINDYNLYATSQKEMDQIVEEQSPQYTSTSIGNDFHCIAMKDITYQYTTGQGSITIEIPDFHINKGEKICITGESGQGKTTLLKILSGMIESENHLYVDGKCIHKNIDAVYIAQDTEMLDMTLRDNLTFGNTSISDETLINMLDAVGMGEWYERQEKGLDTLLGERGVFVSTGQRQRLNILRGLLIDKEIYLLDEPTSNVDDATEDKMIRLIEDRLRGKTVIIVTHKDSIRSICNREYSFNNNRIMEVA, from the coding sequence ATGTTAAAGAAAATATTTATAGGTATTCCAAGAAGAATTCTCGTACTTGATGGTTGTTTTACAATACTCTGGGGAGTAATGAACGCTTACTTGACTAGCGTGCTGGCAAAGGTAACTGCAGCAAATATTATTCAGAAAGACTTCTTAAGAGCTGCTATCTTTTTCATTGGATATATTCTTCTGTGGGAAGTAGTGGAATTCACTTGTGATTATGCTGATTCCATTGCCAAAGCATATGTACGAAATGGTAATTTCAATTATTACTTCAAGAAATTATATTTTACAAAACCGGAGGCTTTACAGAGGGGAAATACCGGATATATTGCGGGAATTCTGACGCAGTTAATCGAACGAAAAAGCAATATGCTGTTCAGCTTCATATTTGCCGGTGTAAGTGCCATCTATGTAGTATACGTTATATTTTACATCGGTATTTATTCCATGTGGTTTTCTTTGATTGTATTTCTGTTGGCGGTACTAGGTATCCTAACTCGTCTCATTTGCTCCTCCTTAATTGAAAAGCCACTAAAGGAAATGACGGTTGCCAGAGGAGAGCAGACACGAATCTTTATGGATGGCATTAATAATATTTCTACGATTCAAAAGCTAAGAGGCCTGCAGTTTATCGAGAAGAAAGCGGCTGTATTCCATAAGAATAATCTTACGACCTCCAGACGTTTTACATTGGGTAATGAACTTGGATTTTGCATATATAAGACAATCAATTATTTACTATGCCCTATCTGTATGTTCGTTGCTCTATCCCTTTACAATAAGAACCCTGGCTTCCCGATGATTGAATTCATGGCATATCTCTCCATCGTAACGGTACAGCTGGTTCATAATGTAAAGAATATTGCAGGTTTTATAAATGACTATAACCTATATGCTACCAGCCAGAAGGAAATGGATCAAATTGTAGAGGAGCAGTCCCCTCAATATACTTCTACCTCCATCGGAAATGATTTTCATTGCATAGCCATGAAGGATATTACCTATCAATATACCACCGGGCAAGGCTCCATTACCATTGAAATTCCTGACTTTCATATTAACAAAGGCGAAAAAATCTGTATCACCGGAGAAAGCGGTCAGGGAAAGACCACGTTACTGAAAATCCTATCCGGAATGATTGAGTCAGAAAATCATCTGTATGTGGATGGGAAATGCATTCATAAGAACATCGATGCCGTATATATTGCTCAGGATACAGAAATGCTGGATATGACCTTACGTGATAATCTGACCTTTGGCAATACCTCCATTTCTGATGAAACCTTAATTAATATGCTTGACGCAGTAGGAATGGGGGAATGGTATGAACGTCAGGAAAAGGGGTTGGATACCTTACTTGGTGAGCGCGGGGTATTCGTATCGACCGGACAACGTCAACGGCTAAATATTCTAAGAGGTCTCCTAATAGATAAAGAGATTTACCTGCTCGATGAGCCTACCAGCAATGTAGATGATGCAACAGAAGATAAAATGATTCGTTTGATTGAAGACCGTTTGAGGGGTAAAACTGTCATTATTGTTACGCATAAGGATTCTATCCGCAGCATCTGTAACAGGGAATATTCCTTCAACAATAATAGAATTATGGAAGTCGCATAA
- a CDS encoding DUF6544 family protein has translation MLIVIGSILAVIVLIIIFFQLPVSFVQRDYYKRVDKLIQKDKHISGTVTEADIVDLPEPIQRYIHYIGILGTQKRSYMKAYFRNVDFWQERGGPNLTIDYIQYNFLSQPDRMALIDSKMKGIPFEGCDSYEDGVGGMKGTIGKVVTIFNVTGKEMDQACLVTYLADSILFPYALLEDFITYEEIDKNHVKAKISYYGIETEGIFSINDLGEITSFTTNDRGVTNDDGSITMVKWTVTADQYRLDSDGIKKPTLLKAIWNYDDGDFIYFDSSSSTIEYH, from the coding sequence ATGTTAATTGTAATCGGAAGCATTCTCGCGGTTATTGTTTTAATTATTATATTCTTTCAGCTCCCAGTTTCCTTTGTTCAGAGGGATTATTACAAAAGGGTGGATAAGCTGATTCAGAAGGATAAACATATAAGTGGAACGGTGACAGAGGCAGATATAGTAGATCTGCCGGAGCCAATTCAGAGATATATTCACTACATTGGTATCCTAGGCACACAGAAACGCTCTTATATGAAAGCATACTTTCGGAATGTGGATTTCTGGCAAGAAAGAGGCGGCCCGAACTTAACCATTGATTATATTCAATATAACTTCCTTAGTCAGCCGGACCGCATGGCATTAATTGATAGCAAGATGAAAGGGATTCCTTTTGAAGGATGTGATTCCTATGAAGATGGTGTTGGTGGTATGAAAGGAACGATCGGTAAAGTAGTTACCATATTCAATGTGACTGGCAAAGAAATGGACCAGGCATGTCTGGTTACATACCTGGCCGACAGTATCTTATTTCCTTATGCATTATTGGAAGATTTCATAACCTATGAAGAAATTGATAAAAACCATGTAAAAGCAAAGATTTCGTATTATGGAATAGAAACGGAAGGTATCTTCAGCATAAATGATTTGGGCGAGATAACCTCCTTTACCACTAATGACAGAGGTGTCACAAATGATGACGGTTCCATAACCATGGTTAAATGGACTGTGACCGCCGATCAGTATCGACTGGATAGCGACGGTATAAAGAAACCAACGTTACTAAAAGCAATATGGAATTATGACGATGGAGACTTTATTTATTTTGATAGTTCCAGCTCTACCATCGAGTATCATTGA
- a CDS encoding VWA domain-containing protein — protein sequence MKRRILSIVLSLFMIFSLLPQTAFAEEISRDSSFREASGEQFAEEGGITEEISGQVDTVTGDAIVVAEEPNDTEDGSQALRQEWLNMKEASAVRRAKSPVAPSVAAASAGPSALKVGQGTKNTKRYTVLVLDASGSMSGTPMNTMKSAAIKFCEQVLKASGENYVAVVSYATSGYTRYDFSNDLNSLTNSIKGISATGVTNTNDGLVIADKLLSKIPSEQGTIKNILLLSDGLPNTGQYETSGRYIYNDYYYYEYANKTYNTAISLHDKGYYVYTLGFFHSLYSNELTFARKFMNDLQNAGYYDVVNVNELEFVFGEIAKEILKKTGTFRYRSGDSDYEATYYYDDTYFFDSSYAYNESLATMSLCLAMSAFATSQDVPYTHKSANALDLLEQIGFTGITTNYWYTVKPTRDSIGAIAANKTIEVNKKEYTLIAVALRGGGYESEWASNFTIGNTGIHQGFNEAKNNVLDFIRDYIDDKEITGDIKLWITGFSRAAATTNLVAGALDEGFKLPNCTLNLSDLYAYCFETPAGAIAADANTHWIYKNIFNIINYNDPVTKVAPATMGFRRYGVDKRLPDPLTDRYYLSKKSKMIAKYNALPSTNGYIVDNFSMKKISVDIKLLPPSVKPTIVDDKKNQMIQGAFLDTFINKLVKEQIKSRSNYVSKYQDGIREIFGVLNGTEDEQWEDFKQRFEAKLKSNIGWLIASTTPIGEMILGSTVELIEEYAIESLNEAGITQYNKDQIHRLALTLAGTIMQFAISHPNLTTTLVCNLKGMESAHFPELCLAWLQSMDKNYTTNAGQSFSNGAYRIIRINCPVDVEVFDDTDTLVSSITDDTPLTATGCSIVTVINEDDEKLVYLPADAEYRIRLTATGNGKMTFAINEFNCDMGDIARIINYNDIPIQQGNTFASIIPAYQPDDFTDNTEKGSSINYSLTDENHTPIDPNVDLSGYAAAEAYYMVTVEASNNEYGFVSGQGVRQLGNYAMVTATAYEGCKFEGWYHEEQLVSTDMQYRFRVESDVELTAKFTKPDVGTKYLGTENPSPITGVSNGTAKTAEALGLPANILIDTTAGKVSASVIWDVDNCDYKPTSGNEQTFSINGIVQLPAGIINPNNVSLAVTISVSVNAAIVPPTIAPASSNTPTVAEIKLPVIKDSDIKGWKSITQSITENAREVVILMNGSTVVPKELLDVIRDKEKKATIILDNGVEWVINGKNIPENTETSKLQDINLATALVKTTSSEENLAVKLTFAQDQELHFDITLRIPFEKAQIGKIANIYVENKTSEKPELHFVEKILFNGYMEVSLTKLQAYTLIISDKMIVGDILQSITVTPAKKTLYVGGNKDNKFTLQTELPQVLRKASTCGYCDIQVTYRTDNKKVATVSAAGRITAKKTGKATITTTVTVNGETVSFQTVVTVKKAYITITESTDSLRVGETYTFKAKGYGVDVKTIRFTTSKVSIVTIDKKTGKAKAVSAGTDYVIAKAGNIKATKKVKVKK from the coding sequence ATGAAACGACGTATTTTAAGTATTGTATTATCATTATTTATGATTTTTTCCTTGTTACCTCAGACTGCATTTGCTGAAGAAATTTCCAGGGACTCCAGCTTTAGAGAGGCATCCGGAGAGCAATTTGCAGAAGAAGGGGGGATTACGGAAGAGATATCTGGGCAGGTAGATACTGTTACCGGTGATGCCATAGTGGTAGCCGAAGAGCCGAATGATACAGAAGATGGGTCCCAGGCATTAAGGCAAGAATGGCTAAATATGAAAGAAGCTTCCGCTGTCAGGAGAGCGAAAAGCCCTGTAGCACCTTCAGTCGCTGCAGCAAGCGCAGGACCATCAGCATTAAAAGTTGGACAGGGTACCAAGAATACGAAGAGATATACGGTACTGGTTCTTGATGCATCGGGAAGTATGAGCGGAACTCCGATGAATACGATGAAATCAGCAGCAATTAAATTCTGTGAACAGGTGCTGAAAGCCAGTGGTGAAAACTATGTAGCAGTTGTATCCTATGCCACCTCAGGATATACAAGATATGATTTTTCCAATGATCTTAATAGTCTGACCAATTCTATCAAAGGTATCTCTGCGACCGGAGTTACCAATACCAATGACGGATTAGTGATTGCTGATAAGCTTTTAAGCAAGATTCCTTCAGAACAGGGAACAATAAAGAATATCCTATTATTATCGGATGGATTACCAAACACAGGACAATATGAGACGAGTGGCCGCTATATCTATAATGACTACTATTATTATGAATATGCAAATAAAACCTATAATACAGCAATATCCTTACATGATAAGGGTTATTATGTATACACCCTTGGATTTTTCCATTCTCTCTACAGCAATGAACTGACATTTGCACGTAAATTCATGAATGACTTGCAAAATGCAGGTTATTATGATGTGGTAAATGTCAATGAATTAGAATTTGTCTTTGGAGAAATCGCAAAAGAGATCTTAAAAAAGACCGGTACCTTTCGATACCGATCAGGAGATAGTGATTATGAAGCGACTTATTATTATGACGATACATATTTCTTTGATAGCTCCTATGCATATAATGAAAGTCTTGCAACCATGTCACTATGTCTGGCTATGTCAGCATTTGCTACAAGTCAGGATGTGCCCTATACACATAAAAGTGCCAATGCATTAGATTTATTGGAGCAAATAGGCTTCACCGGAATTACAACGAATTACTGGTATACGGTTAAGCCAACAAGAGATTCTATTGGAGCAATTGCCGCCAATAAAACAATTGAAGTAAATAAAAAGGAATATACTCTTATTGCAGTAGCACTCCGTGGAGGAGGCTACGAAAGCGAGTGGGCTAGTAATTTTACCATTGGCAACACAGGAATTCACCAAGGCTTCAATGAAGCAAAGAACAATGTATTGGATTTTATACGAGACTATATTGATGACAAGGAAATAACCGGCGACATAAAGCTATGGATAACCGGATTTAGCCGTGCGGCAGCTACTACAAATTTAGTTGCAGGTGCATTAGATGAGGGTTTCAAGCTACCAAATTGTACGCTGAATCTATCCGATCTGTATGCATACTGTTTTGAGACTCCGGCAGGAGCTATAGCGGCTGATGCCAATACCCATTGGATTTATAAAAACATTTTCAATATCATCAATTATAATGACCCTGTAACCAAGGTTGCACCTGCTACCATGGGCTTCCGTCGCTACGGGGTGGATAAACGATTACCAGACCCGTTAACAGATCGTTACTATCTGTCAAAAAAAAGCAAAATGATTGCTAAGTACAATGCATTACCCAGTACTAACGGATACATTGTTGATAACTTTTCCATGAAAAAAATATCTGTGGATATTAAGCTTCTACCTCCCTCTGTAAAGCCTACTATCGTGGATGATAAGAAAAATCAGATGATACAGGGAGCATTTCTGGATACCTTTATTAACAAACTGGTAAAGGAGCAGATAAAGAGTCGAAGTAATTATGTTAGCAAGTATCAGGACGGCATACGTGAAATATTTGGCGTATTGAACGGAACAGAAGATGAGCAATGGGAAGATTTTAAACAACGATTTGAAGCGAAATTAAAGTCCAATATTGGTTGGCTGATTGCATCTACCACCCCGATTGGAGAGATGATTCTGGGAAGTACAGTAGAATTAATTGAGGAATATGCGATTGAGAGTCTCAATGAGGCAGGCATCACACAATATAATAAAGACCAGATTCACCGGCTAGCATTGACACTGGCAGGAACTATTATGCAATTTGCCATTAGTCATCCGAACCTTACAACCACTTTAGTCTGCAATTTGAAAGGAATGGAATCAGCACATTTCCCTGAACTGTGTCTTGCTTGGCTACAGTCCATGGATAAGAACTACACCACCAATGCAGGACAATCGTTCAGTAATGGAGCATATCGAATTATTCGAATTAACTGTCCTGTTGATGTGGAGGTCTTTGATGACACCGATACCTTAGTATCATCCATCACTGATGACACACCGTTGACAGCTACAGGCTGTAGTATCGTAACAGTCATCAATGAAGATGATGAGAAACTAGTATATCTTCCGGCGGATGCGGAATACCGTATCCGACTTACAGCTACCGGCAATGGAAAGATGACCTTTGCTATCAATGAATTTAACTGCGATATGGGTGATATTGCTCGTATAATCAATTACAATGACATCCCTATCCAGCAGGGCAATACATTTGCAAGTATTATTCCGGCATATCAGCCCGACGATTTCACCGATAATACGGAAAAAGGATCATCCATTAACTATTCCCTGACGGATGAGAATCATACACCGATTGATCCGAATGTTGATTTATCAGGATATGCGGCAGCTGAGGCATACTATATGGTAACCGTCGAAGCTTCAAACAATGAATATGGTTTTGTATCCGGTCAGGGGGTAAGACAGCTCGGAAATTATGCTATGGTTACAGCCACTGCATATGAAGGGTGTAAATTTGAAGGCTGGTATCATGAGGAGCAACTTGTTTCGACAGACATGCAGTATCGCTTCCGTGTAGAGTCAGACGTGGAATTGACTGCAAAATTTACAAAGCCCGATGTAGGAACAAAATACCTTGGTACTGAAAACCCATCTCCTATCACCGGAGTATCAAACGGTACCGCGAAGACAGCCGAAGCCCTTGGATTACCTGCCAATATCCTGATTGACACCACCGCTGGTAAAGTAAGCGCAAGTGTTATCTGGGATGTAGACAACTGCGATTATAAACCTACCTCTGGAAATGAACAAACCTTTAGTATAAATGGAATCGTTCAGCTTCCTGCTGGTATCATAAACCCAAACAATGTTAGTTTAGCTGTCACAATCAGTGTATCGGTGAATGCAGCTATTGTTCCTCCAACTATTGCTCCTGCATCCAGTAATACACCAACTGTGGCAGAGATCAAGCTTCCGGTTATTAAGGATAGTGACATCAAAGGCTGGAAGTCTATTACCCAGAGTATAACCGAGAATGCAAGGGAAGTTGTAATTCTCATGAATGGCTCGACGGTCGTTCCGAAGGAGCTGCTGGATGTAATCCGTGACAAAGAGAAGAAAGCTACTATTATTCTTGATAATGGAGTGGAGTGGGTGATTAACGGAAAGAACATACCGGAGAACACCGAAACCTCGAAGCTTCAGGATATTAACCTGGCAACAGCACTTGTAAAGACAACATCCTCTGAAGAGAATCTGGCGGTAAAGTTGACCTTTGCTCAAGATCAGGAGTTGCATTTTGATATTACACTACGGATACCGTTTGAAAAAGCCCAAATTGGAAAAATAGCTAATATATATGTAGAGAATAAGACCTCAGAAAAGCCCGAGCTCCATTTCGTTGAAAAGATCTTATTCAATGGGTATATGGAAGTATCCTTAACAAAGCTTCAGGCCTATACCCTCATCATCAGTGATAAGATGATAGTAGGTGATATACTTCAAAGCATCACTGTAACACCTGCGAAGAAAACACTTTATGTGGGAGGAAATAAGGATAATAAATTCACTCTACAGACAGAACTTCCTCAAGTACTTCGTAAGGCATCGACATGTGGATATTGTGATATTCAAGTCACCTATCGGACTGACAATAAGAAGGTGGCTACGGTATCTGCTGCTGGAAGAATTACAGCAAAGAAAACCGGTAAGGCAACCATTACCACGACTGTTACAGTAAATGGTGAGACTGTAAGCTTCCAGACGGTTGTCACTGTGAAAAAGGCATATATTACGATAACAGAAAGTACTGATAGTTTGAGGGTGGGAGAAACATATACCTTTAAAGCAAAAGGTTATGGAGTTGATGTTAAGACCATCCGGTTTACCACTTCAAAGGTCTCCATCGTAACGATTGATAAGAAAACCGGTAAGGCAAAAGCGGTATCTGCCGGCACGGATTATGTTATTGCAAAAGCTGGTAATATTAAGGCTACCAAGAAAGTAAAAGTAAAAAAGTAA